From one Lotus japonicus ecotype B-129 chromosome 3, LjGifu_v1.2 genomic stretch:
- the LOC130744021 gene encoding uncharacterized protein LOC130744021: MVRINSFNVRRVLLDQGSSADIIYGDAFDQLGLTDKDLMPYTGTLVGFSGEQVWVRGYLDLDTVFGVDENAKLLRVRYLVLQVVASYSVIIGRNTHNRLCAVISTAHLAFKYPLICGKVGKIVLGQRRARECYNNCLSLYGKKGVGEGHRCHEIEILEGDQDARACRMRGETDQEGWSK; encoded by the coding sequence ATGGTAAGAATCAACAGCTTTAATGTGCGAAGAGTTCTTTTGGACCAGGGAAGTTCTGCAGACATTATCTACGGCGATGCGTTCGATCAGTTGGGTTTAACAGACAAGGACTTGATGCCATACACTGGAACTCTGGTAGGTTTTTCAGGAGAGCAGGTCTGGGTGCGTGGCTACCTGGATTTAGACACGGTTTTTGGTGTTGATGAAAACGCCAAGCTTCTGCGTGTAAGGTATTTGGTATTACAGGTCGTGGCATCATACAGTGTCATTATTGGACGGAACACGCACAACCGTCTTTGCGCGGTGATTTCAACGGCTCACCTGGCGTTCAAGTATCCACTAATATGCGGAAAGGTGGGAAAAATCGTGCTCGGTCAGAGGAGAGCAAGGGAGTGCTATAACAACTGCCTTAGCTTGTATGGAAAGAAGGGGGTCGGCGAGGGTCACAGGTGCCACGAGATTGAGATCTTAGAGGGCGATCAAGATGCTCGGGCGTGCAGGATGAGGGGCGAAACAGACCAGGAAGGTTGGAGCAAATGA